Proteins found in one Chiroxiphia lanceolata isolate bChiLan1 unplaced genomic scaffold, bChiLan1.pri scaffold_59_arrow_ctg1, whole genome shotgun sequence genomic segment:
- the LOC116781709 gene encoding zinc finger protein 628-like isoform X1, which produces MAGTAPAPGVPEHPFTCRECGKSFRWSSRLSHHLRSHTGERPYKCPECPKAFKGSSALLYHLRGHTGERPYTCATCGKAFKRSSLLQTHLRVHTGIRAFECAQCGLTFKWASHYQYHLRAHTGERPYRCPVCPKAFKNSSSLRRHRHTHTGERPHTCGTCGKGFAQAANLRQHLRVHTGERPYTCGTCGKSFTHSSNLHLHRRTHGPAHPPGHTPSAALTCPQRHPPGCGPDTPEEPPRRGLTCAGREAARPPPAQPQRCLSCGKGPKSPSARPHLPERPRGGPCGKPCAHLAAPLGHALGEAAEVAPAPEEPPPPPERPYRCGECGKAFKGSSGLRYHLRDHTGERPYACATCGKAFKRSSLLQTHLRVHTGIRAFECAQCGLTFKWASHYQYHLRAHTGERPYRCPVCPKAFKNSSSLRRHRHTHTGERPHTCGTCGKGFAQAANLRQHLRVHTGERPYTCGTCGKSFTHSSNLHLHRRTHSAARPFRCPACPKAFVVAAYLQRHLRTHRTPEPRPPTCLLLRGGPPLPPAAPRKVLLLPGPAKPAQVPARAHLAQVGKGPQAWQSVLVVPPGAGQEGAGTSVIVLRGGMGPAGVQVQVAEAAGMATGVTGVAGVTGVTGGARMAGVQLLQATEVTGVAGVTGAPGVSGVTGVAGGTGVAGVTGVPSVQLQTTEVTGVTGITGVPGVQLQVLPEVTNIQVRGGEGTGVTGMTAVPGVAGVSRVTGVKSVTGVPGVQLQATEVTGVAGVPGVIGVPGVQLQVLPEVTNVQVQGREVTGVTEGAGVTSVLGVPGITGVTGVTGVTGVTGVAGVTGVQLQATEVTGVTGMTGVTGMTGVTGVTGIPGVTGVPGVTGVTGLQLQVLPAPSEVTKVQLQVLPPPPEVTNVQLQALPPPSGVTRVQLQVLPPPPEVTKVRLQVLPPPLDVTCVQLQAGEVANVQLQVLPPPPEVTNVQLQAQPPPSGVTCVQLRAGEVANVQLQVLPPPPEMTNVHLQATEVTKVQLQAMPPPSQVTNVQLQVLPPPPEVTNVHLETMEEVPSAHLETLEVPPVHLETSEVPSAHLETLEVPPVTLELGTEVPSAHLEMMEVPHAHLEALEVPSAHLETSEMPSGHLETPKEVPSAHLEPTEVPSAHLETLEVPSVHLGTPEVPSAHLEPPEEVTNVHLETLEVPSAHLEPPEEVPSAHLETSEVPNAHLEVMEVPSAHLEPTEEVTNVHLETLEVPSAHLEPPEEVPSAHLETLEVLGGASAYLCLQVTEISGARVAPRARETLSHNRRGRRGGTWGGTDTP; this is translated from the coding sequence ATGGCGGGCACCGCCCCCGCTCCAGGCGTCCCCGAGCATCCCTTCACCTGCCGGGAGTGTGGGAAGTCGTTCCGCTGGTCGTCTCGCCTGTCCCACCACCTGCGCAGCCACACTGGTGAGCGGCCCTACAAGTGCCCCGAGTGCCCCAAGGCCTTCAAGGGCTCCTCCGCCCTCCTCTACCACCTGCGAGGCCACACGGGTGAGCGGCCCTACACCTGCGCCACCTGCGGCAAGGCCTTCAAGCGCTCTTCGCTGCTCCAGACTCACCTGAGGGTGCACACGGGCATCCGGGCCTTCGAGTGCGCCCAGTGCGGCCTCACCTTCAAGTGGGCGTCGCACTACCAGTACCACCTGCGGGCGCACACGGGCGAGCGGCCCTACCGCTGCCCCGTCTGCCCCAAGGCCTTCAAGAACTCGTCGAGCCTGCGGCGGCACCGCCACACCCACACGGGGGAGCGGCCCCACACCTGCGGCACCTGCGGGAAGGGCTTTGCACAGGCGGCCAACCTGCGGCAGCACCTGCGAGTGCACACGGGGGAGCGGCCCTACACCTGCGGCACCTGCGGCAAGAGCTTCACCCACTCCTCCAACCTGCACCTGCACCGCCGCACCCATGGCCCCGCCCACCCGCCAGGACACACCCCCTCGGCCGCACTCACCTGCCCGCAGAGGCACCCGCCGGGCTGCGGCCCCGACACCCCCGAGGAGCCACCCCGGAGGGGCCTCACCTGCGCGGGGCGGGAGGCGGCCAGGCCGCCCCCGGCGCAGCCCCAGCGCTGCCTCTCCTGCGGGAAGGGCCCCAAGAGCCCCTCAGCGCGGCCTCACCTGCCCGAGCGGCCCCGGGGCGGACCCTGCGGCAAGCCCTGCGCTCACCTGGCGGCGCCGCTCGGCCACGCCCTGGGCGAGGCTGCCGAGGTCGCACCCGCCCccgaggagccgccgccgccccccgagCGGCCGTACAGGTGTGGCGAGTGTGGCAAAGCCTTCAAGGGCTCCTCGGGGCTGCGCTACCACCTGCGGGACCACACGGGTGAGCGGCCCTACGCCTGCGCCACCTGCGGCAAGGCCTTCAAGCGCTCCTCGCTGCTCCAGACTCACCTGAGGGTGCACACGGGCATCCGGGCCTTCGAGTGCGCCCAGTGCGGCCTCACCTTCAAGTGGGCGTCGCACTACCAGTACCACCTGCGGGCGCACACGGGCGAGCGGCCCTACCGCTGCCCCGTCTGCCCCAAGGCCTTCAAGAACTCGTCGAGCCTGCGGCGGCACCGCCACACCCACACGGGGGAGCGGCCCCACACCTGCGGCACCTGCGGGAAGGGCTTTGCACAGGCGGCCAACCTGCGGCAGCACCTGCGGGTGCACACGGGGGAGCGGCCCTACACCTGCGGCACCTGCGGCAAGAGCTTCACCCACTCCTCCAACCTGCACCTGCACCGCCGCACCCACTCGGCCGCACGGCCCTTCCGCTGCCCCGCCTGCCCCAAGGCCTTCGTGGTGGCCGCCTACCTGCAGCGCCACCTGCGCACCCACCGCACGCCCGAGCCGCGCCCCCCGACCTGTCTGCTGCTGCGGGGGGGGCCGCccctcccgcccgccgccccccgcaaggtgctgctgctgcccggCCCCGCCAAGCCCGCCCAGGTGCCCGCCCGGGCTCACCTGGCGCAGGTGGGGAAGGGGCCACAGGCCTGGCAGAGCGTCCTGGTGGTGCCCCCTGGGGCGGGACAGGAGGGGGCGGGGACGAGTGTGATCGTGctgaggggtgggatggggccTGCAGGTGTGCAGGTACAGGTGGCTGAGGCGGCAGGGATGGCGACAGGTGTGACAGGTGTGGCAGGGGTCACGGGTGTGACGGGTGGGGCACGCATGGCAGGTGTGCAGCTCCTCCAAGCCACCGAGGTGACAGGTGTGGCAGGGGTCACAGGTGCTCCAGGTGTATCAGGGGTCACAGGTGTGGCAGGTGGGACAGGTGTGGCAGGTGTTACAGGTGTTCCAAGTGTGCAGCTCCAGACCACCGAGGTGACAGGTGTCACAGGGATCACAGGTGTCCCGGGTGTGCAGCTCCAGGTGTTGCCGGAGGTCACCAACATCCAGGtgcgggggggggaggggacaggagtgACAGGGATGACAGCTGTTCCAGGTGTGGCAGGTGTGAGCAGGGTAACAGGTGTCAAAAGTGTGACAGGTGTGCCAGGTGTGCAGCTCCAGGCCACTGAGGTGACAGGTGTGGCAGGGGTGCCAGGTGTCATAGGTGTGCCAGGTGTGCAGCTCCAGGTGTTGCCGGAGGTCACCAACGTCcaggtgcagggcagggaggtgacaggtgTGACAGAGGGGGCAGGGGTGACAAGTGTCCTAGGTGTCCCAGGTATTACTGGTGTGACAGGTGTCACAGGTGTCACAGGTGTGACAGGTGTTGCAGGTGTCACAGGGGTGCAGCTCCAGGCCACCGAGGTGACAGGGGTGACAGGTATGACAGGGGTGACAGGTATGACAGGGGTGACAGGGGTGACAGGTATCCCAGGTGTGACAGGAGTGCCAGGTGTCACAGGTGtcacagggctgcagctccaggtgctgccAGCGCCCTCCGAGGTGACCAAAGTCCAGCTCCAGGTGTTGCCACCGCCACCTGAGGTGACCAATGTCCAGCTCCAAGCGTTGCCACCACCCTCAGGTGTCACCAGAGtgcagctccaggtgctgccACCTCCACCTGAGGTCACCAAAGTCCGGCTCCAGGTGCTGCCACCACCCCTGGATGTCACCTGTGTCCAGCTCCAAGCAGGTGAGGTGGCCAATGTCCAGCTCCAGGTGTTGCCCCCGCCCCCTGAGGTGACCAATGTCCAGCTCCAGGCGCAGCCCCCACCCTCAGGTGTCACCTGTGTCCAGCTCCGAGCAGGTGAGGTGGCCAATGTCCAGCTCCAGGtgctgccaccaccacctgAGATGACCAATGTCCATCTCCAGGCCACTGAGGTGACCAAAGTCCAGCTCCAAGCGATGCCACCGCCCTCCCAGGTGACCAATGTCCAGCTCCAGGtgctgccaccaccacctgAGGTGACCAATGTCCATCTGGAGACCATGGAGGAGGTGCCCAGTGCCCACCTGGAAACCTTGGAGGTGCCCCCTGTGCACCTGGAGACCTCAGAGGTGCCCAGTGCCCACCTGGAGACTTTGGAGGTGCCCCCTGTAACCCTGGAACTCGGCACGGAGGTGCCCAGTGCCCACCTGGAGATGATGGAGGTGCCTCACGCCCACCTGGAAGCCTTGGAGGTGCCCAGTGCTCACCTGGAGACATCAGAGATGCCCAGTGGCCACCTGGAGACCCCCAAGGAAGTGCCCAGTGCCCACCTGGAGCCCACAGAGGTGCCCAGTGCCCACCTGGAAACCTTGGAGGTGCCCTCTGTGCACCTGGGGACACCAGAGGTGCCCAGTGCCCACCTGGAACCCCCCGAGGAGGTGACAAATGTCCACCTGGAGACCTTGGAGGTGCCCAGTGCCCACCTGGAACCCCCTGAGGAGGTGCCCAGTGCCCACCTGGAGACCTCAGAGGTGCCCAATGCCCACCTGGAGGTGATGGAGGTGCCCAGTGCCCACCTGGAGCCCACGGAGGAGGTGACAAATGTCCACCTGGAGACTTTGGAGGTGCCCAGTGCCCACCTGGAACCCCCTGAGGAGGTGCCCAGTGCCCACCTGGAGAccttggaggtgctggggggagCATCTGCCTACCTGTGCCTGCAG